One Labrus mixtus chromosome 12, fLabMix1.1, whole genome shotgun sequence DNA segment encodes these proteins:
- the clec11a gene encoding C-type lectin domain family 11 member A: MQNQTQKMGPAATSLALLCLCFLYVSTETADASPTQAPQQEVKKARGDVPDTLPEPEPEPTSPVSDFENSYNYVLSRLAGMDQAIHKLNVGHYTLDVKVSQLMDRLSRVDAKVGELEDSIQEVYQHSKDNRKEMGRLEGCQKGRRLGYKCYLVYNSYQDYAGASRKCLERGGRMAMPRDRREQEALADYVKSFFHPGNWPVWLGISDLRSEGMYLFEDGTRVSYFQWRKHFLSSQPDGGRRENCVAMSSDDGDWWDHYCDRTMNYVCEFDDRVAL; this comes from the exons ATGCAGAACCAGACGCAGAAAATGGGACCTGCTGCCACCTCGCTcgctctgctgtgtttgtgttttctctatGTTTCTACAGAGACGGCGGACGCTTCACCAACACAG GCTCCTCAGCAAGAGGTGAAGAAGGCGAGAGGGGATGTTCCTGATACTCTTCCAGAGCCTGAACCAGAGCCAACCAGCCCAGTGTCAGACTTTGAAAACTCATACAACTATGTCT TGTCCAGACTAGCCGGCATGGACCAGGCGATCCACAAGCTGAATGTGGGTCACTACACCCTGGATGTTAAAGTCAGTCAGCTGATGGACCGTCTGTCCAGGGTGGATG CGAAAGTCGGGGAGCTGGAGGACAGCATCCAGGAGGTTTACCAGCACAGCAAGGACAACAGGAAAGAGATGGGAAGACTGGAAG gCTGCCAGAAAGGACGCAGGTTGGGATACAAATGTTACCTTGTCTATAACAGCTATCAGGATTACGCCGGAGCGTCCAGGAAGTGTCTGGAGCGAGGTGGTCGGATGGCAATGCCCCGGGACCGTAGGGAGCAGGAGGCCCTCGCCGACTACGTCAAGTCGTTCTTCCACCCGGGGAACTGGCCCGTGTGGCTGGGCATCAGCGACCTGCGATCGGAGGGCATGTACCTTTTCGAAGACGGGACGCGGGTGTCTTACTTTCAGTGGCGTAAACACTTCCTGTCCAGCCAACCGGACGGAGGGAGGCGGGAGAACTGTGTGGCCATGTCGTCGGACGACGGCGACTGGTGGGATCATTACTGCGACCGCACCATGAACTATGTCTGCGAGTTTGACGACAGAGTGGCTCTCTAA